A stretch of the Malus sylvestris chromosome 10, drMalSylv7.2, whole genome shotgun sequence genome encodes the following:
- the LOC126586498 gene encoding probable LRR receptor-like serine/threonine-protein kinase At1g07650, translated as MGWLTSKEVHKIKIGVEKIDDELQDKFVTIKELIKATENFSDKKKLGRYGTVYKAKLQGHIVAVKKLDPAQFKKKIEDLNKEIGTIRSLQHQNILQLLDGFFDKDLQLLVYEYMEKQSLADILFGSNTSNTFKLEWNTRVNICLGIAKGLNYLHEHPRVQILHRNIKSANILLNENFEPKISDFGFASLYTKEDKVKVITREVPKGYMAPECYLETNDITYKADVYSFGVVMLEIVSGKRNILSKPNEETQVLLDRAYQALAEGNLKSLVDKSLSKYDEKEALVIMKLAVYCTTLGPSVRPKMSEVVSVLVREKTLDEVFPPAKLTGDGNVAGSTSLGKTSAASTSSNDHGKVFLD; from the exons ATGGGGTGGCTGACAAGCAAAGAGGTCCACA AGATCAAAATAGGTGTAGAAAAAATAGATGACGAGCTTCAAGATAAATTTGTCACCATCAAAGAATTAATAAAGGCTACTGAAAATTTTAGcgacaaaaaaaaacttggacGTTATGGGACAGTTTATAAG GCAAAACTGCAAGGTCACATTGTGGCCGTGAAGAAACTAGATCCCGctcaatttaagaaaaaaattgaagaccTGAACAAGGAAATTGGCACCATAAGGTCATTACAACACCAAAATATCCTCCAACTGTTGGATGGTTTTTTTGATAAAGACCTCCAACTTCTTGTTTACGAGTATATGGAAAAGCAATCTCTTGCCGATATCTTATTTG GCTCGAATACTTCTAACACATTCAAGCTTGAATGGAATACAAGGGTTAACATTTGCTTGGGAATAGCAAAGGGTTTGAATTATCTACATGAGCATCCGAGAGTACAGATTCTTCATAGGAATATAAAATCCGCTAATATTCTtcttaatgaaaattttgagcCTAAGATATCTGACTTTGGATTTGCAAGTCTTTATACCAAAGAAGATAAGGTTAAGGTCATCACAAGAGAAGTTCCGAA AGGCTACATGGCGCCAGAGTGTTACCTTGAAACAAATGATATAACGTACAAAGCAGATGTTTACAGCTTTGGGGTGGTCATGCTTGAAATTGTTAGTGGGAAGAGAAACATATTGAGCAAACCAAACGAGGAAACTCAGGTTCTTTTAGATAGG GCTTATCAAGCACTTGCCGAAGGAAATTTGAAGAGcttggttgataaaagtttgTCTAAATATGATGAAAAAGAAGCCCTCGTCATTATGAAATTAGCAGTGTATTGCACCACTCTAGGTCCTAGTGTCAGACCTAAAATGTCTGAAGTTGTGAGTGTTCTTGTTCGCGAAAAAACCCTTGACGAGGTTTTTCCACCCGCCAAGCTCACTGGCGATGGCAATGTTGCTGGTTCCACCTCTTTGGGGAAGACTTCAGCAGCATCAACTTCGTCTAATGATCACGGGAAAGTATTTCTAGATTGA
- the LOC126586494 gene encoding uncharacterized protein LOC126586494 isoform X1, with the protein MSDPINWYQSQRSAMDLWFGPVDPTLPAPWTSVTDDSSGMVFYWNPETNVSQYEYPNPPPPPPPPPDHYQFPFKYTPTFPSSALTYQPPDYPASYMPELPVAPVYTSPIFLPHPAPPSVVFSASIDVPQIPHSYTTNPNFQDPQIYSPSSYEQNSWVFDSENRLRFNDPHQVSPYEIDLGPDLNVHTASTAGNVFSMVRGVRHTSPKMPLKSVRAKHKLAVCSHVRMKRKASSVSFCQRRQRNQVLPSFSAAPSLSLAPLPQAHEQTFPTNREQHLLNTNHSAGPERLLSLKPISFGAPKHLVDSEDVEGVNPNPQVELGHVLVVGDSCCHESLAGTVFLLPGAEVDAEGELFDALLHANIVDSDLGVGHTATEAGFRVGFVLDICYSDVTAEQGQGYQQFQFDVLSLVGNQPWVPHAIQMFDGMPKRRIKDPMPNFLTLDLMEQFKSGLALNEYTSCALRALRAIRMLRFLFDEGGDLRELQIVEAVFRQLCQLTETSIKIVSDQLSIVDITLLYPVSLELTLLALEWSKLHITRPLILILTVVFLPFEDFSIICRHFQTVSSKENMVYHFKHRKPVEKFMEIFENVWISWMTLLISMNHKGALNMASLIKL; encoded by the exons ATGTCTGATCCTATCAATTGGTACCAGAGCCAGAGATCCGCAATGGATCTATGGTTTGGACCCGTCGATCCCACACTTCCAGCGCCGTGGACAAGTGTGACGGATGATTCCAGTGGTATGGTGTTTTATTGGAATCCAGAAACCAATGTTTCTCAGTATGAATATCCAAACCCGCCtccaccacctcctcctcctcccgaTCACTACCAGTTTCCATTCAAGTATACACCTACCTTTCCCTCATCTGCTCTTACCTATCAACCACCAGATTACCCAGCCTCGTATATGCCTGAGCTTCCCGTTGCTCCTGTATATACCAGTCCCATTTTCCTCCCGCACCCCGCACCACCTTCCGTTGTGTTTTCGGCCTCCATCGATGTCCCTCAAATCCCTCATTCCTAtaccacaaaccctaattttcaaGATCCCCAAATATACTCTCCATCGTCGTACGAACAAAATTCGTGGGTTTTCGATTCTGAGAACCGTCTACGATTTAATGACCCCCATCAGGTATCTCCTTACGAAATTGACTTGGGTCCCGATTTGAACGTGCATACAGCTTCTACAGCAGGAAATGTCTTCAGCATGGTCAGAGGTGTTCGCCACACATCTCCAAAAATGCCGCTTAAATCGGTTCGAGCAAAGCATAAACTTGCAGTGTGTTCTCATGTGAGGATGAAAAGGAAGGCTTCGTCTGTGAGTTTTTGCCAACGACGACAACGGAATCAGGTGCTTCCGTCGTTCTCTGCTGCTCCATCATTGTCGTTGGCACCTTTACCACAGGCGCATGAACAAACTTTTCCAACGAACAGAGAGCAGCACCTGCTCAATACCAACCATAGCGCAGGTCCCGAGCGGCTTCTCAGTCTGAAGCCTATCAGCTTCGGCGCACCAAAGCATCTTGTTGATTCGGAGGACGTGGAAGGGGTGAACCCTAACCCTCAGGTGGAACTTGGTCATGTACTTGTTGTAGGTGATTCGTGCTGCCACGAGAGCCTCGCTGGAACCGTTTTCCTTCTCCCAGGAGCCGAGGTGGATGCAGAAGGGGAACTCTTCGATGCCCTTCTTCATGCCAACATCGTAGATTCGGATCTTGGGGTCGGGCACACCGCGACTGAAGCGGGATTTCGGGTAGGGTTTGTTCTTGATATTTGCTATTCTGATGTTACGGCAGAGCAAGGGCAAGGGTATCAACAGTTTCAATTTGATGTTCTGAGTCTTGTTGGAAATCAACCTTGGGTTCCCCATGCAATCCAGATGTTTGATGGAATGCCAAAAAGAAGAATTAAGGACCCAATGCCTAATTTTCTCACCTTGGACCTTATGGAACAATTTAAGTCTGGCTTGGCTCTTAATGAGTATACAAGCTGTGCTTTGAGAGCTTTAAGGGCAATTCGAATGTTGAGATTTCTATTTGATGAGGGAGGGGATCTACGAGAACTACAAATTGTCGAGGCTGTGTTTAGGCAACTATGTCAGTTGACAGAAACAAGTATTAAAATTGTTTCGGATCAATTGAGCATTGTGGACATTACACTTTTGTATCCTGTAAGTCTAGAGCTCACTCTCTTGGCTTTAGAATGGAGCAAGTTGCATATTACAAGACCACTAATCTTGATCCTTACAGTAGTGTTTCTGCCCTTTGAAGATTTTTCTATTATTTGTAGACATTTCCAAACAGTCTCGAGCAAGGAAAATATGGTGTACCACTTCAAG CACCGTAAGCCGGTTGAGAAATTCATGGAAATATTTGAGAACGTGTGGATAAGCTGGATGACACTACTTATTAGTATGAATCACAAAGGGGCGCTGAACATGGCATCTCTCATTAAGTTATAG
- the LOC126586494 gene encoding uncharacterized protein LOC126586494 isoform X2 has product MSDPINWYQSQRSAMDLWFGPVDPTLPAPWTSVTDDSSGMVFYWNPETNVSQYEYPNPPPPPPPPPDHYQFPFKYTPTFPSSALTYQPPDYPASYMPELPVAPVYTSPIFLPHPAPPSVVFSASIDVPQIPHSYTTNPNFQDPQIYSPSSYEQNSWVFDSENRLRFNDPHQVSPYEIDLGPDLNVHTASTAGNVFSMVRGVRHTSPKMPLKSVRAKHKLAVCSHVRMKRKASSVSFCQRRQRNQVLPSFSAAPSLSLAPLPQAHEQTFPTNREQHLLNTNHSAGPERLLSLKPISFGAPKHLVDSEDVEGVNPNPQVELGHVLVVGDSCCHESLAGTVFLLPGAEVDAEGELFDALLHANIVDSDLGVGHTATEAGFRVGFVLDICYSDVTAEQGQGYQQFQFDVLSLVGNQPWVPHAIQMFDGMPKRRIKDPMPNFLTLDLMEQFKSGLALNEYTSCALRALRAIRMLRFLFDEGGDLRELQIVEAVFRQLCQLTETSIKIVSDQLSIVDITLLYPTFPNSLEQGKYGVPLQAP; this is encoded by the exons ATGTCTGATCCTATCAATTGGTACCAGAGCCAGAGATCCGCAATGGATCTATGGTTTGGACCCGTCGATCCCACACTTCCAGCGCCGTGGACAAGTGTGACGGATGATTCCAGTGGTATGGTGTTTTATTGGAATCCAGAAACCAATGTTTCTCAGTATGAATATCCAAACCCGCCtccaccacctcctcctcctcccgaTCACTACCAGTTTCCATTCAAGTATACACCTACCTTTCCCTCATCTGCTCTTACCTATCAACCACCAGATTACCCAGCCTCGTATATGCCTGAGCTTCCCGTTGCTCCTGTATATACCAGTCCCATTTTCCTCCCGCACCCCGCACCACCTTCCGTTGTGTTTTCGGCCTCCATCGATGTCCCTCAAATCCCTCATTCCTAtaccacaaaccctaattttcaaGATCCCCAAATATACTCTCCATCGTCGTACGAACAAAATTCGTGGGTTTTCGATTCTGAGAACCGTCTACGATTTAATGACCCCCATCAGGTATCTCCTTACGAAATTGACTTGGGTCCCGATTTGAACGTGCATACAGCTTCTACAGCAGGAAATGTCTTCAGCATGGTCAGAGGTGTTCGCCACACATCTCCAAAAATGCCGCTTAAATCGGTTCGAGCAAAGCATAAACTTGCAGTGTGTTCTCATGTGAGGATGAAAAGGAAGGCTTCGTCTGTGAGTTTTTGCCAACGACGACAACGGAATCAGGTGCTTCCGTCGTTCTCTGCTGCTCCATCATTGTCGTTGGCACCTTTACCACAGGCGCATGAACAAACTTTTCCAACGAACAGAGAGCAGCACCTGCTCAATACCAACCATAGCGCAGGTCCCGAGCGGCTTCTCAGTCTGAAGCCTATCAGCTTCGGCGCACCAAAGCATCTTGTTGATTCGGAGGACGTGGAAGGGGTGAACCCTAACCCTCAGGTGGAACTTGGTCATGTACTTGTTGTAGGTGATTCGTGCTGCCACGAGAGCCTCGCTGGAACCGTTTTCCTTCTCCCAGGAGCCGAGGTGGATGCAGAAGGGGAACTCTTCGATGCCCTTCTTCATGCCAACATCGTAGATTCGGATCTTGGGGTCGGGCACACCGCGACTGAAGCGGGATTTCGGGTAGGGTTTGTTCTTGATATTTGCTATTCTGATGTTACGGCAGAGCAAGGGCAAGGGTATCAACAGTTTCAATTTGATGTTCTGAGTCTTGTTGGAAATCAACCTTGGGTTCCCCATGCAATCCAGATGTTTGATGGAATGCCAAAAAGAAGAATTAAGGACCCAATGCCTAATTTTCTCACCTTGGACCTTATGGAACAATTTAAGTCTGGCTTGGCTCTTAATGAGTATACAAGCTGTGCTTTGAGAGCTTTAAGGGCAATTCGAATGTTGAGATTTCTATTTGATGAGGGAGGGGATCTACGAGAACTACAAATTGTCGAGGCTGTGTTTAGGCAACTATGTCAGTTGACAGAAACAAGTATTAAAATTGTTTCGGATCAATTGAGCATTGTGGACATTACACTTTTGTATCCT ACATTTCCAAACAGTCTCGAGCAAGGAAAATATGGTGTACCACTTCAAG CACCGTAA